A genomic stretch from Chitinophaga agri includes:
- a CDS encoding RagB/SusD family nutrient uptake outer membrane protein: MTKKILSILIVIPVLIFSSCSKDYLETNPTDAYPSGSVFSNIAGAWSAINGIHRSLYIQYDSQDQGGQGSIMINNDMLGDDLVMTAAGNGWFNSQYQWVTHRTTSAGFLKYTYYFYYKIIANANMIITNIDNVDGDPAEKKIIKGQALAYRSWAYWNLVQMYGKRFDATGNNSQLGVPLVLTNTVEPLPRATVAQVYTQINHDIDSAVVNLAGYNGDNRSHISVQVAKGIKARIALTQQDWATAEKYAAEARAGVSLMSNADYLKGFNDYNNAEWIWGSHHIAEQTTYFYSFYAFMSANYNSSNIRTNPKAINSVIYEKMGPADVRRQVFSPDGTNVPVPSGGITAPYINKKFLVATSGSNGDVPLMRAAEMYLIEAEAKVRQNDNAGAADVLYTLMVNRDPNYVKSTNTGEALLEEILVNRRIELWGEGFRFYDLKRMNQALDRRGANHSPTLTNNLMQVPAGDIRWEFLFPQDEINANGNIQQNDL, translated from the coding sequence ATGACTAAGAAAATATTATCTATACTCATAGTTATACCGGTATTAATTTTCAGTTCCTGTAGCAAGGACTATCTTGAAACTAATCCGACTGACGCATATCCTTCCGGTTCTGTATTCAGCAATATCGCGGGTGCATGGTCTGCCATCAATGGTATTCACCGTTCCCTGTATATCCAGTACGATAGCCAGGACCAGGGTGGACAGGGTAGCATCATGATCAACAATGACATGCTGGGCGATGATCTGGTAATGACCGCTGCTGGTAACGGTTGGTTTAACTCCCAGTATCAATGGGTGACCCATCGTACTACATCAGCTGGATTCCTGAAATACACTTACTATTTCTACTACAAGATCATTGCCAATGCAAATATGATCATCACCAATATCGATAATGTAGACGGTGATCCTGCTGAAAAGAAGATCATCAAGGGACAGGCGCTGGCATATCGTTCCTGGGCTTACTGGAACCTGGTGCAGATGTACGGTAAACGTTTTGATGCGACAGGTAATAACAGTCAGCTGGGCGTACCGCTTGTACTGACCAATACAGTAGAACCGTTACCAAGAGCGACCGTAGCACAGGTATACACACAGATCAATCACGATATCGACTCTGCTGTGGTGAATCTCGCGGGTTATAACGGCGATAACAGATCACATATCAGCGTACAGGTAGCAAAAGGCATCAAGGCACGTATTGCTTTAACTCAGCAGGATTGGGCGACTGCCGAAAAATATGCAGCAGAAGCCAGAGCAGGTGTATCACTGATGTCGAATGCGGATTACCTGAAAGGATTCAATGATTATAATAATGCGGAGTGGATCTGGGGTAGTCATCACATAGCTGAGCAGACAACCTATTTCTATTCATTCTACGCATTTATGTCTGCGAACTACAACTCTTCTAACATCAGGACCAATCCTAAAGCGATCAACTCCGTGATCTATGAGAAAATGGGCCCGGCAGATGTACGCAGACAGGTATTCAGCCCGGATGGAACCAATGTACCTGTACCTTCCGGCGGTATTACAGCACCTTATATCAACAAGAAATTCCTGGTGGCCACCTCTGGTAGCAACGGGGACGTACCGTTGATGCGTGCGGCTGAAATGTACCTGATAGAAGCCGAAGCAAAAGTGCGTCAGAACGATAATGCAGGTGCAGCAGATGTATTGTATACTTTAATGGTGAACCGTGATCCGAACTACGTGAAGAGCACGAATACCGGTGAGGCACTGCTGGAGGAGATCCTGGTAAACCGCCGTATAGAGCTGTGGGGAGAAGGTTTCCGTTTCTATGACCTGAAACGTATGAACCAGGCACTTGACAGGAGAGGCGCGAACCATTCGCCTAC
- a CDS encoding TonB-dependent receptor: protein MEKTRLNLLLLPKPKSFLKAILLMKLAFLLTLVTCMQVSASVFSQKRFTLDLEDVKLAKLLKIIEKQSDYRFVYSNDMIAADTKVTVSVTDKTVEQVLALALNSTGLTFRVMSDKLVGIAPKSEAMADINVQGRVTDPSGTPLVGVSVRVAKTNTGTVTDMKGEYTLLAPSNGTLVFSYVGHIDQEVPVNGRTSVNVTLQVDTKGLNEVVVIAYGTANRKTFTGSLTQIDAKALQTRPISNVFNALEGAAPGIQVNSGSGQPGSGPSIRIRGVGSINASNDPLYVVDGVPYEGNISSLSTDDIESMSLLKDASASALYGARAANGVVIITTKKGKRGSNHIQVRAMQGVTSRAIPEYDRVDAFQYYPLMWESYRNTLFTGSTTLEAANQTATNAIKNRLGYNPFNVANNDIVRTDGTMNPNAQLLYADDLDWTKAIERTGSRGDYGVSFNGGSDKSDYFISLGYLKEKGFVTKSDFERINGRINVNANPLSWFKTGLNVNGTFTKSNQANTVDNSSAYINPFNFTRNMGPIYPIHAHDATTGALVLDRNGQTIYDLGDGSLGGQVARPAGANAGRHIIQETELNDNSFRRNAMSARTFGEVKFLRDFRFTTNLGVDVTNDLVGTFDNTTVGDGAPAGRASRTNRITTGFTFNQLLNYNRSFGQHNVDVLLGHENFDRTYNYFYGARNTVIVDGASTELDNFTTTSSLSSRTDKYRTEGYFSRVTYNYDQKYFAAASVRRDASSRFSNPWGTFWSVGAGWSLNNENFMRDISWIDLLKVRSSYGTVGNDALLDENSNAIYYAWQALYDPYANANEPGVLQRSIPSNLTWEQNRTFDVGVDFSFLKERVSGSVEYFYRESSNLLFRVPTPLSSGLKFESRNIGTMWNRGFELQVGVDVVRNKDFKWNVNLNATTYKNQISEQPQKEIISGTKKLMVGKSQYDYWLREYLGVDPEDGAPLYRAQNTTINPNNRNTRVTKNGDTATILVSNARYHYAGSSIPDVYGGITNTFNYKNFELSFVVSYQIGGKVYDQTYMGLMHGGTYGSALHVDALNRWQKAGDETNVPKMHFSNVTNINAGTSDRWLTSASFINLRRVSLGYTLPKAWTSAMRIASANIFASGENLYLKTARKGMNVTQAFSGVTTNMYSPARVVTVGINVGL, encoded by the coding sequence ATGGAAAAAACCAGACTTAATCTGCTTCTTTTACCTAAACCAAAGTCTTTCCTAAAAGCGATTCTATTGATGAAACTGGCCTTTTTGCTGACACTCGTGACCTGCATGCAGGTGTCTGCCAGTGTATTCTCACAGAAAAGGTTCACACTGGACCTGGAAGATGTAAAGCTGGCTAAATTGCTGAAGATCATTGAAAAGCAAAGCGATTACCGCTTTGTGTATAGCAATGATATGATCGCTGCTGACACCAAGGTGACGGTAAGTGTAACAGATAAGACTGTAGAACAGGTACTGGCACTGGCGCTTAACAGCACCGGTCTTACCTTTCGTGTAATGTCTGATAAACTGGTAGGTATCGCTCCTAAAAGTGAAGCGATGGCCGATATCAATGTACAAGGTCGTGTCACTGATCCTTCAGGTACGCCACTCGTAGGCGTAAGTGTACGTGTGGCAAAAACCAATACTGGTACCGTTACCGATATGAAAGGGGAGTATACCCTGCTGGCGCCTTCCAATGGCACCCTGGTATTCAGTTACGTAGGGCATATCGATCAGGAAGTGCCTGTTAATGGCCGTACTTCTGTGAACGTTACCCTGCAGGTAGATACCAAAGGTCTGAATGAAGTGGTAGTCATCGCATACGGTACTGCCAATCGTAAAACCTTCACCGGTTCCCTCACTCAAATCGACGCAAAGGCATTACAGACCCGCCCTATCTCCAACGTGTTCAATGCACTGGAAGGTGCAGCTCCTGGTATACAGGTGAACTCCGGTAGTGGTCAGCCTGGTTCCGGACCCAGCATCCGTATCCGTGGTGTGGGTTCTATCAACGCTTCCAATGATCCATTATATGTCGTGGATGGTGTGCCTTACGAAGGTAACATCTCCTCACTGAGCACAGACGATATCGAAAGTATGTCGCTGCTGAAAGATGCATCTGCTTCTGCTTTATATGGTGCACGTGCGGCAAATGGCGTAGTGATCATCACTACTAAGAAAGGTAAACGTGGTAGTAACCACATACAGGTAAGAGCAATGCAGGGTGTGACCTCCCGCGCTATTCCTGAATACGACCGTGTAGATGCATTCCAGTACTATCCGCTGATGTGGGAGTCTTACAGGAATACCTTGTTCACCGGTAGCACTACCTTGGAAGCAGCTAACCAGACAGCTACAAACGCTATTAAAAATCGCCTGGGATATAATCCGTTCAATGTAGCAAATAATGATATCGTGCGTACCGATGGTACCATGAACCCTAATGCACAACTACTGTATGCCGATGATCTGGATTGGACAAAAGCGATCGAGCGTACCGGCAGCCGTGGCGATTATGGTGTCAGCTTCAATGGTGGTTCTGATAAAAGTGATTACTTCATTTCCCTGGGTTATCTGAAAGAAAAAGGATTCGTTACCAAGTCTGATTTCGAAAGGATCAACGGCCGTATCAATGTGAATGCTAATCCGCTGTCATGGTTTAAAACAGGTCTGAATGTGAATGGTACATTCACTAAATCAAACCAGGCAAATACTGTTGATAACAGCTCCGCTTATATCAATCCGTTCAACTTCACCAGGAACATGGGTCCTATCTATCCGATCCATGCGCACGATGCTACAACCGGCGCGCTGGTGCTGGACAGAAACGGCCAAACCATTTATGACCTGGGTGATGGCTCCCTGGGCGGTCAGGTAGCCAGACCAGCAGGCGCAAATGCTGGCCGTCATATTATCCAGGAAACAGAACTGAATGACAACAGCTTCCGACGTAACGCAATGTCTGCAAGAACATTCGGTGAAGTGAAATTCCTGCGTGATTTCAGATTCACTACTAACCTGGGTGTGGACGTAACCAATGACCTGGTAGGTACTTTCGATAATACAACTGTGGGTGATGGTGCGCCTGCCGGTCGTGCAAGCCGTACCAACCGTATCACAACAGGTTTCACCTTTAACCAGTTGCTGAATTACAACCGCTCTTTCGGTCAGCATAATGTAGACGTGTTGTTAGGTCATGAGAACTTTGACCGTACCTACAACTACTTCTATGGTGCAAGAAATACCGTGATCGTGGATGGTGCTTCTACTGAACTGGACAACTTCACTACTACCAGTTCCCTGAGTTCACGTACAGATAAATACCGTACAGAAGGTTACTTCTCCCGTGTTACCTATAACTACGATCAGAAATACTTTGCTGCTGCTTCCGTACGTCGTGACGCATCCAGCCGCTTCTCCAATCCATGGGGCACATTCTGGTCTGTAGGTGCTGGGTGGAGCCTGAATAATGAAAACTTTATGAGGGACATCAGCTGGATCGACCTGTTGAAAGTACGTTCTTCTTATGGTACAGTGGGTAATGATGCCTTGCTGGATGAAAACAGTAACGCTATTTATTATGCGTGGCAGGCGCTCTACGACCCGTATGCGAATGCAAATGAACCCGGTGTATTACAACGTTCTATTCCAAGCAATCTGACCTGGGAACAGAACAGGACTTTTGATGTGGGCGTGGATTTCTCCTTCCTGAAAGAAAGAGTATCCGGTAGTGTTGAATATTTCTACCGTGAATCTTCTAACCTGCTGTTCCGTGTACCTACACCGTTGTCCAGTGGGCTGAAGTTTGAAAGCAGGAATATCGGTACCATGTGGAACAGGGGTTTTGAACTTCAGGTAGGTGTGGATGTGGTGCGTAACAAGGATTTCAAATGGAATGTGAATCTGAATGCGACTACTTACAAGAACCAGATCAGCGAGCAACCACAAAAAGAGATCATATCTGGTACTAAAAAACTGATGGTAGGTAAGTCACAGTACGACTACTGGCTGAGAGAGTACCTGGGTGTTGATCCGGAAGATGGTGCACCACTTTACAGAGCTCAGAACACGACCATCAATCCTAACAACAGAAATACCCGCGTCACCAAGAATGGCGATACTGCTACGATCCTGGTGAGCAACGCCCGTTATCACTACGCGGGGTCTTCTATTCCTGATGTATATGGCGGTATTACCAATACCTTCAACTATAAGAACTTTGAGTTGTCTTTCGTGGTGAGCTACCAGATTGGCGGTAAAGTATACGACCAGACTTATATGGGTCTGATGCACGGTGGTACTTACGGTTCGGCGCTGCACGTGGACGCATTGAACCGCTGGCAGAAAGCGGGTGATGAAACCAATGTGCCGAAAATGCACTTCAGCAATGTTACCAATATCAATGCCGGTACTTCTGACCGCTGGTTAACAAGCGCCTCTTTTATCAACCTGAGAAGAGTTAGTCTCGGCTATACGCTGCCCAAAGCATGGACATCTGCTATGCGTATTGCGAGCGCTAACATTTTTGCAAGCGGTGAAAACCTGTACCTGAAAACAGCGCGTAAAGGTATGAACGTGACACAGGCATTCTCTGGTGTGACTACTAACATGTATTCACCAGCACGCGTAGTGACAGTAGGTATTAATGTTGGACTCTAA
- a CDS encoding FecR family protein produces the protein MSQDRTWILLGRKISGEATLDELRELEVLLKDDAQLSYQASLMKELELHTPGGADDTEAALEKHMLRMRALFPVDFAVTVPQDIPEIPAHRSWFSRTKWRVLAAAATVLLVAGGLWGLTGHQPHENKELVSEISTRHGSRSTVTLPDGSTVYLNVSSKLTYDYGQENSRQVTLEGEAFFDVLKDEQRPFIIHTKKMDITVLGTTFNVRAYEEDKTVETSLIQGKVEVTIKGDVPKKVILTPNQKIVLENEEKNSPVKSVSMPVMHDKEPYRLEEVTIIPTDSLVAETAWKENCLVFNNERFEDIALKMERWYDVQIIFEDKQLAENRFTGTFINETVDQTLEALRFTSPFHYHIDKKKIIIKR, from the coding sequence ATGAGTCAAGACAGAACCTGGATATTGCTGGGAAGAAAAATATCAGGGGAGGCTACTTTAGATGAACTGCGGGAACTGGAAGTGTTACTGAAAGATGATGCACAACTGAGTTATCAGGCATCTCTGATGAAAGAGCTGGAACTGCATACACCTGGTGGCGCCGACGATACAGAGGCTGCACTGGAAAAACATATGCTGCGTATGCGGGCACTGTTCCCTGTTGATTTTGCAGTAACAGTTCCGCAGGATATACCGGAAATACCGGCACACAGGTCATGGTTCAGCCGTACTAAATGGCGTGTGCTGGCGGCAGCTGCAACCGTATTGCTGGTAGCAGGCGGATTATGGGGCCTTACCGGGCATCAGCCACATGAAAATAAGGAGCTGGTCAGTGAGATCAGCACCAGGCATGGTTCCCGTTCAACAGTAACATTGCCCGACGGATCAACCGTCTATCTGAATGTAAGTAGTAAACTGACCTATGATTATGGTCAGGAAAATAGCAGACAGGTCACATTGGAAGGGGAAGCTTTTTTTGATGTATTGAAGGACGAACAAAGACCATTTATCATACACACTAAAAAGATGGATATCACGGTGCTGGGCACCACATTTAATGTCAGAGCTTATGAGGAGGATAAAACAGTTGAAACCTCATTGATACAAGGGAAAGTCGAAGTAACTATTAAAGGGGATGTGCCAAAAAAGGTGATCCTGACTCCCAATCAGAAAATCGTTTTAGAGAATGAAGAAAAGAACTCACCGGTAAAGTCCGTATCCATGCCGGTCATGCATGATAAAGAGCCATACAGGCTGGAAGAAGTGACCATCATTCCAACGGATAGCCTGGTAGCCGAAACAGCCTGGAAAGAGAATTGCCTTGTCTTTAATAACGAACGTTTTGAAGACATCGCACTCAAAATGGAAAGATGGTATGATGTGCAGATAATTTTTGAAGATAAGCAGTTAGCAGAGAACCGTTTTACAGGTACGTTTATTAACGAAACAGTGGACCAGACTTTAGAGGCGCTGAGATTTACATCGCCTTTTCACTATCACATAGATAAAAAGAAAATAATCATAAAACGATAA
- a CDS encoding RNA polymerase sigma-70 factor produces MQTSDHATTQVLAARVATGDEQAYKQLFRQFYKPLCQFASSIVKSNEQAEEIASDVFVNIWKNRERLLQVTNLKVYLYVATRNTALNYLNQQQLQYFSVDELSVDMKAADNTPEQLLISGEMAKKMADAVNNLPPRCKVIYKLIREDGLKYKEVASILEISVNTIDVQMAIACKKISESLRLYLPKR; encoded by the coding sequence GTGCAGACATCAGACCATGCCACAACGCAAGTACTCGCCGCCAGAGTAGCCACGGGAGACGAGCAGGCATATAAACAATTATTCAGGCAGTTTTATAAGCCTTTGTGCCAGTTCGCCTCATCTATCGTTAAGTCTAATGAGCAGGCGGAGGAAATAGCTTCAGACGTATTCGTTAACATCTGGAAGAACAGGGAGCGACTCTTACAGGTCACTAACCTGAAGGTATATCTGTATGTAGCTACCAGGAATACTGCCCTCAACTATCTGAATCAGCAGCAGTTACAATATTTCAGTGTCGATGAGCTGTCGGTTGACATGAAAGCTGCTGATAATACCCCCGAACAGCTCCTGATCTCCGGAGAAATGGCGAAGAAAATGGCAGATGCCGTAAATAACCTGCCTCCCCGCTGTAAGGTCATTTATAAACTGATCCGTGAAGATGGCCTGAAATACAAAGAAGTAGCCAGCATCCTCGAAATCTCCGTCAATACAATTGACGTACAGATGGCTATTGCCTGCAAAAAGATCAGTGAATCCCTCCGGTTATATTTACCAAAACGCTAA
- the nagB gene encoding glucosamine-6-phosphate deaminase produces the protein MTLNHQEIELIDSFEQIAVDIYPTAKDGSRAVAQEIAALIKERQAANKQVVLGLATGSTPKYLYAELVRLHKEEGLSFKNVLTFNLDEYYPIEPDALQSYNRFMKEQLFNHIDIPAGNYFVPDGTLPKEKVKEYTAEYERRIEAAGGIDLQILGIGTNGHIGFNEPGSTLNSHTRLVTLDHNTRQANAFEFANISQVPRLAITMGLSTIFKAKRIVLLAWGTHKAKIVRRSVEGHSTDQVPASLLQQHPDCKFVIDEQAAEELTRYKEPWLTGDCEWTPKLRRKAVVHLAQKLNKPILMLTDRDYNENGLNDLIVQYGSAYELNIQEFNGLRDTITGWPGGKPGAQLPSHPERSTPEKKRVLLFSPHPDDDIISMGGTFIRLHEQGHDVHVAYQTSGNIAVTDEFLLRYIDFAVGFEGMFGIDRSKSTQILEEAKAFLRVKKPSQKDTPENRAIKGLIRRGEAKATCRYVGIPESNIHYQNLPFYETGTIEKKPMGEEDIQMTVDLIREVKPHQIYCAGDLADPHGTHKVCLEIIFAALDRLKHEDFMKDCWVWMYKGAWQEWNIHEIEMAVPMSPDQVLQKRLGIFIHQSQKDVVPFQGSDLREFWERAEDRNANTANLYDQLGLQKYAAMEAFARYHFM, from the coding sequence ATGACGCTTAATCATCAGGAAATTGAACTGATTGACAGTTTCGAACAGATAGCCGTGGATATATATCCTACCGCTAAGGACGGTTCCAGAGCAGTTGCGCAGGAAATAGCAGCACTGATTAAAGAACGACAGGCAGCCAACAAACAGGTTGTTCTGGGTCTTGCTACAGGTTCAACCCCCAAGTATCTTTATGCAGAACTGGTGAGATTGCACAAAGAAGAAGGACTGAGCTTCAAAAATGTGCTGACCTTCAACCTGGACGAGTATTATCCGATCGAACCAGATGCCTTACAGAGCTATAACAGGTTCATGAAAGAGCAGCTGTTCAATCACATCGACATTCCTGCAGGTAACTACTTCGTTCCGGATGGTACATTGCCAAAAGAAAAAGTAAAGGAATATACGGCTGAATACGAGCGCCGTATTGAAGCTGCAGGCGGCATCGATCTGCAGATCCTGGGTATCGGTACAAACGGTCATATCGGTTTTAACGAACCTGGTTCAACCCTGAATTCACACACTCGTCTCGTTACACTGGACCACAATACCAGACAAGCGAACGCTTTCGAGTTTGCCAATATCAGCCAGGTACCTCGTCTGGCTATTACCATGGGCCTGAGCACCATCTTCAAAGCTAAACGTATCGTATTGCTGGCATGGGGTACCCACAAAGCAAAGATCGTACGCAGATCTGTTGAAGGTCATAGCACGGATCAGGTTCCAGCATCTCTATTGCAACAACACCCTGACTGCAAATTCGTCATCGACGAACAGGCAGCTGAAGAGCTGACCCGCTATAAAGAACCATGGCTGACCGGTGACTGCGAATGGACACCTAAACTGCGTCGTAAAGCGGTAGTTCACCTCGCGCAGAAACTGAACAAGCCCATCCTCATGCTCACAGACAGAGACTACAACGAAAACGGTCTGAATGACCTGATCGTTCAGTACGGTTCTGCTTATGAGCTGAACATCCAGGAGTTTAATGGTCTTCGTGATACCATCACAGGATGGCCAGGTGGTAAACCAGGTGCACAGCTGCCAAGCCACCCTGAGCGTTCCACCCCTGAGAAAAAACGCGTACTGCTGTTCTCTCCTCACCCGGATGATGATATCATCTCTATGGGCGGTACTTTCATCCGCTTACATGAGCAGGGACACGATGTACACGTTGCTTACCAGACTTCCGGTAACATCGCTGTAACTGACGAATTCTTACTGCGTTACATCGACTTCGCCGTAGGTTTCGAAGGCATGTTTGGCATAGATCGTAGCAAAAGCACACAGATCCTGGAAGAAGCAAAAGCATTCCTCCGTGTGAAGAAGCCCAGCCAGAAAGATACGCCTGAAAACCGCGCCATTAAAGGCCTGATCCGTCGTGGTGAAGCAAAGGCTACCTGCCGTTACGTAGGTATTCCTGAATCAAACATCCACTACCAGAACCTGCCTTTCTATGAAACAGGTACGATCGAGAAAAAACCAATGGGTGAAGAAGATATCCAGATGACCGTTGATCTGATCCGTGAAGTGAAACCTCACCAGATCTATTGCGCCGGTGACCTTGCTGACCCACATGGTACACACAAGGTATGTCTGGAAATTATCTTCGCAGCACTCGACAGGCTGAAACATGAAGATTTCATGAAAGACTGCTGGGTTTGGATGTATAAAGGTGCATGGCAGGAATGGAACATCCATGAAATCGAAATGGCTGTACCAATGAGCCCTGACCAGGTATTACAGAAACGCCTCGGTATCTTCATTCACCAGAGCCAGAAAGACGTTGTGCCTTTCCAGGGTTCTGACCTGCGTGAGTTCTGGGAAAGAGCGGAAGACCGTAATGCCAACACCGCTAATCTGTACGATCAGTTAGGTTTACAGAAATACGCTGCCATGGAGGCATTCGCAAGATATCACTTCATGTAG
- a CDS encoding phosphohydrolase — protein sequence MTLAQAISIATEAHAGQLDKYGAPYIAHVMRVMQLGKTEDEKIVGVLHDVVEDTSWTFDQLIAQGLAPHLVQALQCVTKLADDEDYDHFINRIIPNRLACLVKLNDLTDNMDIRRIPELTEKDIPRFNKYLRAYNKIAEVISRN from the coding sequence ATGACACTCGCACAAGCTATATCCATTGCAACCGAAGCCCATGCCGGCCAACTCGACAAATATGGCGCCCCCTACATTGCACACGTTATGCGTGTAATGCAACTCGGCAAAACAGAAGATGAAAAGATAGTTGGTGTGCTGCATGATGTTGTAGAAGATACTTCCTGGACCTTTGATCAGCTCATTGCACAGGGACTTGCCCCTCATCTCGTACAGGCCTTACAGTGTGTGACCAAACTTGCTGATGATGAAGACTATGATCACTTTATCAACCGTATTATACCCAATCGTCTCGCCTGCCTGGTGAAACTCAACGATCTTACCGATAATATGGACATCAGACGCATACCGGAATTAACAGAAAAGGACATACCACGCTTCAATAAATACCTGAGAGCTTATAATAAAATTGCGGAGGTCATTTCCCGTAATTAA
- a CDS encoding class I SAM-dependent methyltransferase, giving the protein MSLVPASKAAAYLALLRAIESNRPESKRLLYDPYARSFLSPSFRLIEKLSRVTFLNNLIAWFIDCNWTGALTSCSARTRLIDVMTVNTIQDEGINQVIVFGAGYDCRSLRLQLKKRVQFVEIDHPDFQAKKREILSHTSVRSGKETMTNYVTADLHTQEPDEVLSQIFQKGHYRTLLIWEGVTNNLTAPIATRAFDYFKRFRSGTIIIFTYVDKAVLEHPEKFTGAVNVTKLLRRNNEFWNFGIDPTTIKEFLSSYNMELLYNLDAGKYRKMYYGEEAVHMKGYEFYRVAMARVR; this is encoded by the coding sequence ATGAGTCTGGTTCCTGCCAGCAAGGCTGCTGCCTATTTAGCCTTATTACGGGCCATTGAGTCTAACCGTCCTGAAAGTAAACGCTTGCTGTACGATCCATATGCAAGATCATTCCTGTCACCCTCCTTCAGACTAATAGAAAAACTGTCACGCGTCACTTTCCTTAATAATCTGATTGCCTGGTTCATTGACTGCAACTGGACCGGCGCACTAACCTCCTGTTCTGCCAGGACCCGGTTGATAGACGTCATGACCGTCAATACCATCCAGGATGAAGGCATCAATCAGGTCATCGTATTCGGCGCCGGATATGACTGCCGTTCCCTGCGCCTGCAGCTGAAAAAAAGAGTACAGTTTGTCGAGATAGACCATCCTGATTTTCAGGCAAAGAAACGCGAGATCCTCTCCCATACTTCCGTACGCTCAGGTAAGGAAACAATGACCAATTACGTCACTGCCGACCTGCATACGCAGGAGCCGGACGAAGTACTTTCGCAGATCTTTCAGAAGGGACATTACCGCACCCTCCTGATCTGGGAAGGCGTCACCAATAACCTCACCGCCCCTATTGCCACCAGGGCATTCGATTATTTCAAACGCTTCCGTTCCGGGACCATTATCATCTTCACCTATGTGGACAAAGCCGTACTGGAACACCCGGAGAAATTCACCGGCGCTGTCAATGTCACCAAACTCCTGCGCCGTAATAACGAATTCTGGAATTTCGGCATTGACCCTACTACCATCAAAGAGTTTCTGAGCTCGTATAACATGGAACTGCTATATAACCTTGATGCTGGTAAATACCGTAAAATGTACTACGGTGAGGAAGCAGTACATATGAAAGGATATGAGTTTTACAGGGTAGCGATGGCCAGAGTAAGGTAA
- a CDS encoding YpdA family putative bacillithiol disulfide reductase: MQIYDILIVGAGPIGIACGLAAQKAGLSYVIAEKGCLTNSLYNYPLYMTFFSTSEKLEIGGIPFVSISAKPVRPEALEYYRRVTISNGLNVRLFEPVDAIRREGELYHITTDKTTYQARHVIIATGFYDIPNMLHIPGEHLAKVNHYYKDPHFYAAQKVVVIGANNSSVDAALETYRKGADVTMVIREEGIGKRVKYWVKPDIENRIREGSIKAYFHSHVKAVRENEVDILTPDGLVTIENDFVLALTGYQPNFSFLEKAGVTLSRDAKKYPTYNPDTMETNMPGIYLAGVVCGGMDTHVWFIENSRDHADKIIAHIAGKHV; the protein is encoded by the coding sequence ATGCAGATTTACGATATACTAATAGTAGGGGCTGGTCCTATTGGCATTGCGTGTGGACTGGCGGCACAGAAGGCAGGATTAAGTTATGTTATTGCAGAAAAAGGATGTCTCACCAATTCCCTGTATAATTATCCGTTATATATGACCTTCTTTTCCACTTCGGAAAAGCTGGAAATAGGTGGCATTCCCTTCGTTTCCATCAGCGCCAAACCCGTAAGGCCGGAAGCGCTTGAATACTACCGTCGCGTCACCATCTCCAACGGTCTCAATGTGCGCTTATTCGAGCCTGTAGACGCTATCCGGCGTGAGGGTGAACTATATCATATCACGACGGATAAAACGACCTATCAGGCCAGGCATGTCATCATCGCTACAGGCTTCTATGATATCCCCAATATGCTGCACATACCAGGAGAACACCTGGCCAAAGTCAACCACTATTATAAAGACCCGCACTTCTATGCAGCACAGAAAGTAGTAGTGATCGGGGCAAATAATTCCTCTGTAGATGCAGCTTTGGAAACTTATCGCAAGGGAGCGGATGTCACGATGGTGATCAGGGAAGAAGGGATTGGCAAACGGGTAAAATACTGGGTAAAACCGGATATAGAGAACCGTATCAGGGAAGGCAGTATCAAAGCCTACTTTCATTCCCATGTAAAAGCTGTCAGGGAAAATGAAGTGGACATCCTGACCCCGGATGGGCTGGTCACGATAGAGAATGACTTCGTATTGGCACTAACAGGATATCAACCTAACTTCTCCTTCCTGGAAAAAGCAGGCGTTACTTTATCCCGTGATGCTAAAAAATATCCTACGTACAATCCGGATACCATGGAGACCAATATGCCGGGTATATACCTGGCAGGGGTAGTGTGCGGCGGCATGGACACGCATGTCTGGTTCATTGAGAACTCCAGGGACCATGCAGATAAGATTATTGCACATATAGCAGGTAAGCACGTGTAA